In Fibrobacter sp. UWR2, the following are encoded in one genomic region:
- the mutL gene encoding DNA mismatch repair endonuclease MutL: MKSAEIHILTDEIINKIAAGEVIERPASAVKELIENSIDAGATRIQVQIEQGGKKKILVADNGKGMGKEDLNLCYLRHTTSKLQSADDLFHLQTNGFRGEAVASIAAISKMTISTATEDGDGGRLILKGGNIEDEQTYTSGHGTTFLIEDLFFNTPVRRTFLGSETSEGTRILDVVLKTAIAHPEIRFDYKVGDKAVFIGVPGELRSRLAEAIGSGVAKNLLPVDYTEAGVHVSGYISPTTETNGKRHHQFLFMRKRPIESKVIAKAISQAYEPYGAQCKPVTVLFLDMPDQEFDVNVHPAKREVRFANQNLVFLVVNHAIRDTFQKDLEAKSPFIDLSASMVQADTGDAPVPQYQAAPAYSAPIYKIPEVPRTNEVSDRQKTNSYSVADDVQDLFSQPEAGKIISLEPGQGNVPEPKPESAPWTPPTLFQIANTYIAGEDAEGLLIIDQHAAHSRILYERALATLENGSDLDSQELLFPELIEFSKMEKQVFSSVEMQLKKLGFFVEHFGGDTFQIRSIPSALPLSRAIKAVHQFLDSCAETGDADPKHITDTIAKAWSKTNAYQAGDKLKPEEMAQLMGQLMSTEEPLKSPYGAPTLMRITLDELAKKFKH, translated from the coding sequence ATGAAAAGCGCCGAAATACACATTTTAACGGACGAAATAATCAATAAAATAGCTGCGGGCGAGGTTATCGAGCGCCCTGCATCCGCCGTTAAGGAACTTATCGAAAACTCTATAGACGCCGGCGCGACACGTATACAGGTCCAAATCGAGCAGGGCGGCAAGAAAAAGATTCTCGTTGCAGACAACGGAAAAGGCATGGGCAAGGAAGACCTGAATTTGTGCTACCTTCGCCATACAACGTCCAAACTGCAATCTGCAGATGACCTTTTCCACCTGCAGACAAATGGTTTCCGCGGAGAAGCAGTCGCCTCCATTGCCGCCATATCGAAAATGACCATTTCGACCGCCACCGAAGACGGAGATGGCGGCAGACTTATCCTCAAGGGCGGCAACATCGAGGACGAACAAACTTACACCTCCGGTCATGGTACGACATTCCTTATCGAGGACCTTTTCTTCAATACGCCTGTTCGCCGCACATTCCTCGGGAGCGAGACATCCGAGGGAACAAGAATCCTTGACGTCGTACTGAAGACCGCCATCGCACACCCCGAGATCCGCTTTGACTACAAGGTGGGCGACAAGGCCGTATTTATCGGAGTTCCGGGAGAACTGCGCTCTCGACTGGCAGAGGCCATCGGCTCCGGAGTCGCCAAGAACCTATTGCCTGTCGACTACACCGAGGCAGGAGTCCATGTTTCGGGCTACATCTCCCCCACAACCGAAACAAACGGCAAGCGCCACCACCAGTTCCTCTTTATGCGCAAGAGGCCCATCGAAAGCAAGGTGATTGCAAAGGCGATTTCTCAGGCTTACGAGCCCTATGGCGCACAGTGCAAGCCCGTCACGGTACTGTTCCTCGACATGCCGGACCAGGAATTCGACGTGAACGTCCACCCCGCAAAGCGCGAAGTGCGTTTTGCAAACCAGAACCTCGTGTTCCTCGTAGTGAATCACGCCATACGCGATACGTTCCAGAAAGATTTAGAAGCGAAATCCCCATTTATCGACCTGAGCGCGAGTATGGTCCAGGCAGACACCGGCGATGCGCCCGTACCGCAATACCAGGCCGCACCCGCCTATAGCGCCCCGATTTACAAGATACCGGAAGTTCCGCGCACTAACGAAGTAAGCGACAGGCAAAAGACCAACAGCTACAGTGTAGCGGACGACGTTCAGGACCTATTTTCCCAACCGGAAGCCGGAAAAATCATCTCTCTTGAACCTGGACAAGGCAACGTTCCCGAGCCAAAGCCCGAGAGCGCCCCGTGGACGCCCCCGACACTTTTCCAGATTGCAAACACCTATATCGCCGGAGAAGATGCGGAAGGCCTGCTTATCATCGACCAGCATGCGGCACACTCGCGTATTCTGTATGAGCGAGCGCTTGCAACACTCGAAAACGGCTCGGACCTCGACAGCCAGGAACTCCTATTTCCGGAACTGATCGAGTTCTCGAAGATGGAGAAACAGGTTTTCTCAAGCGTCGAGATGCAGCTGAAGAAACTCGGATTCTTCGTGGAGCACTTCGGTGGAGACACTTTCCAGATTCGCTCAATACCCAGCGCGCTCCCCCTTTCCCGTGCCATCAAGGCGGTCCACCAGTTTCTGGACAGTTGCGCAGAAACCGGCGATGCCGATCCGAAGCACATCACGGATACCATCGCGAAGGCATGGTCCAAGACAAACGCCTACCAAGCCGGCGACAAGCTCAAACCCGAAGAAATGGCCCAGTTGATGGGGCAACTGATGTCGACAGAGGAACCGCTAAAATCGCCCTATGGCGCGCCGACACTAATGCGCATCACGCTTGACGAACTCGCCAAGAAATTCAAGCATTAG
- a CDS encoding RNA polymerase sigma factor RpoD/SigA, with translation MHIDSTDTTLKRYLEDIRRTAPLSREEEQILFQKAKEGDKIARKKLISANMRFVLKVAIQYRGCPIPLPDLVSEGAMGLVRAIESFEHTRGLKFISYGVWWIKAYITRAINEQGNLIRLPANQHLRVRKALHEQSRGKEINEEIRELIQIGQRGVSFDSPLKADSKATYAEVLPDTGATNPEADSEIQSVEVLARDLMEQLPEREAKVITGIFGINQEAPQTLREVGESMNISHERVRQLRDQALRRIRKYNSKEFLQEKKDAFLAAINK, from the coding sequence ATGCATATAGATTCCACCGATACCACACTTAAACGTTACCTTGAAGACATCAGAAGAACCGCTCCCCTCTCCCGTGAAGAAGAGCAGATTCTGTTCCAGAAAGCTAAAGAAGGTGACAAAATAGCCCGTAAAAAACTGATTTCCGCGAACATGAGGTTCGTGCTGAAGGTAGCCATTCAGTACCGCGGCTGCCCGATTCCGCTGCCGGACCTGGTCAGCGAGGGCGCCATGGGTCTCGTGCGCGCAATCGAATCGTTCGAGCACACCCGCGGCCTCAAGTTCATCAGTTACGGCGTATGGTGGATCAAGGCTTACATTACCCGTGCCATCAACGAGCAGGGCAACCTTATCCGCCTGCCGGCAAACCAGCACCTGCGCGTGCGCAAGGCTCTGCACGAACAGTCCCGCGGTAAAGAGATTAACGAAGAAATTCGCGAGCTCATCCAGATCGGCCAGCGCGGCGTTTCCTTCGACAGTCCGCTCAAGGCTGACTCCAAGGCAACCTACGCCGAAGTGCTCCCCGACACTGGCGCCACGAACCCGGAAGCCGATTCCGAAATCCAGAGCGTCGAGGTTCTCGCACGCGACTTGATGGAACAGCTGCCCGAGCGCGAAGCGAAGGTCATCACCGGCATCTTCGGCATCAACCAGGAAGCCCCGCAGACGCTTCGCGAAGTCGGCGAGTCCATGAACATCTCGCACGAACGCGTCCGTCAGCTGCGTGACCAGGCTCTCCGCCGCATCCGCAAGTACAACAGCAAGGAATTCCTCCAAGAGAAAAAGGACGCTTTCTTGGCTGCGATTAACAAGTAA
- a CDS encoding class I SAM-dependent methyltransferase, with amino-acid sequence MSIKEPDQSVWNRFWQRKNDMGKVYPSSPSVLNAIKKNFKLEGLKVLEVGAGTGRDSAELARLGAEVYVLDFAENSLKIVDGLRARENLYENLKLVRGDAFKAPFPDCTFDLVFHQGLAEHFKNSLPLIQENYRILKHGGCCLCDVPQTVHPYTVIKHILIAMDKWFAGWEKQFTMGQLKKLMTDAGFKCEYAYGDWMRPNLFYRMLRELGFKLGVELPKYPLNGTLYQKAKDGILDALVSVPVMHYTQLSIGVIGRKP; translated from the coding sequence ATGTCAATTAAAGAACCAGATCAATCTGTATGGAACCGTTTCTGGCAGCGGAAAAACGACATGGGGAAGGTCTATCCGTCTTCGCCGTCCGTGCTGAACGCCATCAAGAAGAATTTTAAACTCGAGGGGCTGAAGGTGCTCGAAGTGGGGGCCGGTACGGGTCGCGACAGTGCGGAACTTGCGCGCCTGGGTGCCGAAGTCTATGTGCTCGACTTTGCTGAAAACAGCCTCAAGATTGTAGACGGTCTGCGAGCTCGCGAGAACCTTTACGAGAATTTGAAGCTGGTGCGTGGCGATGCGTTCAAGGCGCCGTTCCCCGACTGCACCTTTGATCTTGTTTTCCATCAGGGTCTGGCGGAACATTTCAAGAATTCGCTCCCGCTCATCCAGGAAAACTACCGCATCCTGAAGCACGGCGGTTGCTGCCTCTGCGATGTGCCACAGACGGTTCACCCCTATACGGTTATCAAGCATATCCTTATCGCTATGGACAAGTGGTTTGCCGGATGGGAAAAACAGTTTACCATGGGGCAACTGAAGAAGTTGATGACTGATGCCGGATTCAAGTGCGAATACGCCTACGGCGACTGGATGCGGCCGAACCTGTTCTACCGCATGCTGCGTGAACTCGGATTCAAGCTGGGTGTTGAACTCCCGAAGTACCCGCTGAACGGGACCTTGTACCAGAAGGCGAAGGATGGCATCCTGGATGCGCTCGTGTCTGTCCCCGTGATGCACTATACTCAACTTTCCATCGGTGTCATCGGACGCAAGCCCTAG
- a CDS encoding lysylphosphatidylglycerol synthase transmembrane domain-containing protein has translation MNPKLKSSLVFLAKLLVTLVPAYFVYRNIVSAPDWDIGDLYRLFSTKSILPFVLALVCLAASNFTACLQWKLLLERQSVHLSYGHLLKLYYVGLFFNNFMPGNVGGDVKKVYDIRMQGGQDTVGAGLTATFFDRLYGLFFVTLFALAMGVLFFVHDEAQRSFIWPSIWIFLGFCAMFAGLCSRRIGRLCTSVMSRFLPQSIGERLVHMFERFTHFRSFRLWCQISLLSFVTQSLRVFVHFYCGLAVGVALSISWYFYYIPLVAIVSALPISIGGFGPRELLAQTLFARAGVASLESVVIQLLAYFVSLILSLFGAFVFLLGGKSATKAVR, from the coding sequence ATGAATCCCAAACTGAAATCTTCGCTGGTGTTTCTGGCAAAGCTCCTGGTGACTCTTGTCCCGGCGTATTTTGTGTACAGGAATATTGTGAGCGCTCCGGATTGGGATATTGGAGACTTGTACAGGCTTTTCTCGACGAAGAGTATCCTCCCGTTTGTACTGGCCCTTGTGTGCCTTGCGGCATCGAATTTCACGGCTTGCCTACAATGGAAACTTCTGCTTGAACGTCAGAGCGTCCACTTGAGCTATGGGCATTTGCTTAAGCTCTACTACGTGGGGCTGTTCTTCAACAACTTTATGCCCGGTAACGTGGGCGGTGACGTGAAGAAGGTCTATGACATCCGCATGCAGGGTGGGCAAGATACTGTGGGCGCGGGCCTCACCGCCACATTCTTCGACCGCCTGTACGGTTTGTTCTTTGTTACTTTGTTTGCGCTTGCGATGGGAGTGCTGTTCTTTGTACACGATGAAGCACAACGCTCGTTCATCTGGCCGTCTATCTGGATTTTCCTCGGTTTCTGCGCGATGTTTGCGGGACTTTGCAGCCGTCGTATCGGGCGCCTTTGCACGAGCGTAATGTCGAGGTTCTTGCCGCAGTCGATAGGCGAGCGCCTTGTGCATATGTTCGAACGCTTTACACATTTTCGCTCGTTCAGGCTCTGGTGTCAGATTTCGCTTTTGTCTTTCGTGACGCAGTCGCTTCGCGTATTCGTGCATTTCTACTGCGGATTGGCGGTGGGTGTCGCGCTTTCTATTTCCTGGTATTTCTACTACATCCCGCTGGTAGCCATCGTGAGCGCGCTCCCGATATCTATCGGCGGTTTCGGCCCGCGTGAACTGCTTGCACAGACGCTTTTTGCGCGTGCTGGGGTGGCGAGTCTGGAATCGGTTGTGATACAGCTACTTGCCTATTTTGTAAGTTTGATTTTGAGTTTGTTTGGTGCGTTCGTCTTCCTCCTGGGAGGGAAGTCGGCCACTAAGGCTGTCAGGTGA
- a CDS encoding UvrD-helicase domain-containing protein — MDAEGILRGLNADQRAAVLHDHQKGAQLLILAGAGSGKTSVLTKRIQYRIAMGVNPENILALTFTAAAATEMRERVQTLFPGAGVRLCTFHSLALYMLKQKIGGVYAYEMVGFKKPPVPQESANRDFMDELSRLHIRGLKFNRENLFDDSYAPSVTHRIAKLRQSVLESGQVVFEDLIFQAIRLLEGHEEAREYFHRQWTEILVDEYQDINPSQYRMVKALLGDRKSLFVVGDDDQAIYGFRGADIGNINRFCDDFKESTLIRLEWNYRSTPNILHLANDIFENKPLRLRKVLRAGNPKGSGGNPIFRENRAPEVWMSDTPIEEMLKIICRIKELRESYDLAWKNFAILVRYNRQRVYYEEVLRDAELPIAGEEIDGEAVEDGIHVETVHASKGLQYAVVFYAGLAEGLTPGECGGSRRERKKQLDEERRLYYVGVTRAEAYLILLYCKQRYWKGRLRNYRRSRFLPRDAELSEGLKMPLILFKIHVVVQVLSYMFAHILVLPFVMAFKHKEVNLWVDKKIQCFARFCMKVLRIDLSVEDQAILGRVDWTRPVFVMGNHNSYADIPIIFLTIERTIGFIAKAELRFIPFLGFWMKKIGCVLINREKGGGAKLIREAMAKGRAPRLFIFPEGTRGKDENMVPFKSGGFRLAAETEATILPVYIKGSGFTWEHRKDSSRCKVSVKILEPVDVKAMIAERGTIDPRKDLMHLVRDRMEAAV; from the coding sequence ATGGATGCCGAGGGCATCTTGCGCGGTCTGAATGCAGACCAGCGTGCAGCCGTTTTACATGATCATCAGAAGGGAGCGCAACTGCTTATCCTTGCGGGAGCGGGCTCGGGAAAGACATCTGTCCTTACGAAACGGATCCAGTACCGGATTGCCATGGGGGTGAATCCCGAAAACATCTTGGCGCTTACATTTACGGCGGCGGCCGCTACCGAGATGCGGGAACGCGTGCAAACGTTGTTTCCCGGCGCGGGAGTGCGGCTCTGTACGTTCCATTCGCTTGCGCTTTATATGCTCAAGCAAAAGATTGGTGGCGTGTATGCTTACGAAATGGTCGGATTCAAGAAGCCTCCTGTGCCGCAGGAATCGGCGAATCGCGATTTTATGGATGAACTCTCGCGCCTCCATATTCGTGGCCTGAAGTTCAACCGTGAAAATCTCTTTGATGATTCGTATGCTCCGTCGGTGACGCACCGCATTGCGAAACTCCGGCAGTCCGTACTCGAAAGTGGGCAGGTCGTATTTGAGGATTTGATATTCCAGGCGATTCGCCTGCTTGAAGGCCACGAGGAGGCGCGAGAGTATTTCCACAGGCAGTGGACGGAAATCCTGGTGGATGAATACCAGGATATAAACCCGTCGCAATACCGCATGGTCAAAGCACTTCTTGGCGATAGGAAAAGCTTGTTTGTCGTCGGGGACGACGACCAGGCCATATACGGTTTTCGCGGGGCGGATATCGGGAACATCAACCGCTTTTGTGACGACTTCAAGGAGAGTACGCTTATCCGGCTGGAGTGGAATTACCGTTCGACTCCGAACATATTGCACCTGGCGAATGACATCTTCGAGAACAAACCCCTCCGGCTGCGGAAGGTGCTGCGCGCCGGGAACCCCAAGGGCTCTGGCGGCAATCCGATTTTTAGGGAAAATCGCGCGCCCGAGGTGTGGATGTCGGACACTCCCATCGAGGAAATGCTCAAGATAATCTGTAGGATAAAGGAACTGCGCGAAAGTTACGACCTTGCCTGGAAAAATTTCGCTATCCTCGTGCGGTATAACCGCCAGCGCGTCTATTATGAGGAAGTCCTGCGTGATGCCGAACTTCCGATTGCGGGTGAGGAGATTGACGGGGAGGCGGTCGAAGACGGTATCCATGTTGAAACGGTCCATGCTTCAAAAGGGCTTCAATATGCGGTCGTGTTCTATGCCGGGCTTGCCGAGGGGCTCACTCCCGGAGAGTGCGGCGGCAGCAGACGGGAGCGGAAAAAACAACTTGACGAAGAACGGCGGCTCTATTATGTCGGGGTTACGCGGGCCGAGGCTTACCTGATTTTGTTATATTGTAAACAGCGTTACTGGAAGGGGCGACTCCGCAATTACAGGCGGTCGAGGTTCCTGCCCCGCGACGCAGAACTTTCGGAAGGTCTGAAAATGCCTCTTATTTTGTTCAAAATACATGTTGTTGTGCAAGTACTTTCCTACATGTTTGCACATATTTTGGTGTTGCCTTTTGTGATGGCTTTTAAGCACAAGGAAGTCAATCTCTGGGTGGACAAGAAAATCCAGTGCTTTGCCCGCTTTTGCATGAAGGTACTGCGTATCGATCTTTCGGTTGAAGATCAGGCGATTCTTGGCCGTGTGGATTGGACGCGCCCCGTGTTCGTGATGGGGAACCATAATTCGTATGCGGACATCCCGATTATATTCCTTACGATTGAACGCACTATCGGCTTTATAGCGAAGGCGGAACTCCGCTTTATCCCGTTCCTCGGATTCTGGATGAAAAAGATTGGCTGTGTGCTTATCAATCGCGAAAAGGGCGGCGGAGCCAAGCTTATCCGAGAGGCGATGGCGAAGGGCCGTGCGCCGAGACTGTTTATTTTCCCGGAAGGGACCCGCGGCAAGGACGAGAACATGGTGCCGTTCAAGAGCGGTGGTTTCCGCCTAGCGGCTGAAACCGAGGCTACCATACTTCCGGTCTATATCAAGGGGTCGGGCTTTACGTGGGAACACCGCAAGGATTCTTCGCGTTGCAAGGTTTCGGTGAAAATCCTTGAACCTGTAGACGTGAAGGCGATGATCGCCGAGCGGGGGACGATCGACCCGCGTAAGGATTTGATGCACCTTGTCCGCGACAGGATGGAAGCTGCGGTATGA
- the murI gene encoding glutamate racemase, whose translation MIGVFDSGFGGLTILQNLKKVMPSYDFLYLGDNARAPYGSRSFETIYRYTLQAVRELFGRGCPLVILACNTASARALRSIQQDVLPYEFPDKRVLGIIRPTTEEIGRYSKTGHIGIFATSGTVSSNSYGIEIRNFFPDLKVTQHACPMWVPLVEYGECGTEGAAFFVKKDVDALLAEDPLIDTVLLACTHYPLLETEIRTALPPQVRLVFQGDIVANKTLDYLRRHPEMDERLSKGGKTTYLTSDTAKFFEKGAFLFGIEGISAESVVL comes from the coding sequence ATGATAGGCGTCTTCGATTCCGGCTTCGGTGGGCTCACCATATTGCAGAACCTCAAGAAGGTAATGCCCAGTTACGATTTCCTGTATCTGGGCGACAATGCGCGTGCGCCGTACGGATCGAGGAGTTTCGAGACCATCTACCGCTACACGCTCCAGGCCGTGCGTGAACTATTTGGCAGGGGGTGTCCGCTCGTGATACTTGCCTGCAATACGGCATCGGCGAGGGCGCTCAGGAGCATCCAACAGGATGTGCTTCCGTATGAGTTCCCCGACAAGAGGGTGCTTGGCATTATCAGGCCCACGACGGAAGAGATTGGCCGCTATAGCAAAACGGGACATATCGGGATTTTTGCGACCTCGGGTACGGTGTCTTCGAATAGCTACGGTATTGAAATCCGTAACTTCTTCCCGGACCTGAAGGTAACCCAGCATGCCTGCCCCATGTGGGTCCCGCTGGTCGAATATGGGGAGTGCGGTACGGAAGGGGCGGCTTTCTTTGTCAAGAAGGATGTCGACGCGCTCCTGGCCGAGGATCCGCTAATCGATACGGTGCTTTTGGCTTGCACGCATTACCCGCTCTTGGAGACGGAAATACGCACCGCACTGCCACCGCAGGTCCGGCTGGTTTTCCAGGGCGATATCGTGGCGAACAAGACACTCGACTACCTTAGGCGTCACCCGGAGATGGATGAGCGCCTCTCGAAGGGCGGGAAAACGACCTATTTGACGTCTGATACCGCGAAATTCTTCGAAAAAGGCGCGTTTTTGTTTGGAATTGAGGGAATCTCTGCCGAATCGGTAGTCCTTTAA
- a CDS encoding glycosyl hydrolase has translation MQKKFFAAALAAASIASAANITVDPSATAQKIVGFGAGAAYYQSWITAMSSSMQKDFYDTAFTGLNLSLLRLGNWKQDESKSIADDAAIVKAGKERLGNRLKIEMSSWSAPGTLKPSGDVNGSVNGQKVKSQNTLKTSNNDPYGKFVYSEFASWWKKSLQAYAAAGITPDYISLQNEPDMEADYEETLFEPSETSEIAGYKQALQAVRDSISTLANPPKIIGPEPLGIGYSNFEKYAKALDNNNLDGYAYHLYHAGDGNDNSGTNYLNPENFRKPMSAIAKSYGSDSKPIIMTEFCTMEDSVREQDMLGLAHIMQVGFTSGKLNAYIAWELFWGEQNGQLIGVCPGSGWSGCTEAKLYINPEYHAMRHYSKFVNPGWRVVSSTADGSNIYAVAFRSADCDSISVIAINKGSSQNLNFSVNGYNPVYAVQSTESGEKSKTVTAGAIIDAPAKSITTVVFTTDNTAALQCEDSPIDDPYVDPNKNFGDSLVIVDYSKESSAAGWTSDETLGAVTFEGSFVKVPLAGCAQDDCGYQHALFKLPDEVAVKDPLSVCKELVFTMQSIDAEDASVNIGGAGGSTWTSYQYGNTAPAGSWAEVSVPLDNEVDSTGAPFGSTQLSFNSDNAGIYIAKIVATGCGSDAIRGMRTNFAKSDLNKEAKVFDLNGNLLWTGIKGQALNADGTLRLDLNKGMYIVKTKASTMKAAK, from the coding sequence ATGCAAAAGAAATTCTTCGCCGCGGCACTCGCTGCCGCCTCTATAGCCTCAGCCGCCAACATTACCGTAGACCCTAGCGCTACCGCGCAGAAAATCGTGGGCTTCGGTGCAGGAGCCGCCTATTACCAAAGCTGGATTACCGCCATGAGTTCTTCGATGCAGAAGGACTTCTATGACACGGCATTCACGGGGCTAAACCTTTCGCTGCTGCGCCTCGGGAACTGGAAGCAGGACGAATCCAAGAGCATCGCCGACGATGCCGCCATCGTGAAAGCCGGCAAGGAACGCCTCGGCAACCGTCTCAAGATTGAGATGTCGAGCTGGTCTGCTCCAGGCACACTCAAGCCAAGCGGAGACGTGAACGGCAGCGTGAACGGCCAGAAGGTCAAAAGCCAGAACACGCTCAAGACTTCGAACAATGACCCGTACGGCAAGTTTGTCTACAGCGAGTTCGCCAGCTGGTGGAAGAAGAGCCTCCAGGCCTACGCCGCGGCAGGCATCACTCCCGACTACATCAGCCTCCAGAACGAGCCCGACATGGAAGCCGACTACGAAGAGACCCTCTTCGAGCCCAGCGAGACAAGCGAAATCGCAGGCTACAAGCAGGCACTCCAGGCTGTACGCGACTCCATCAGCACGCTCGCGAACCCGCCCAAGATTATCGGTCCCGAACCGCTCGGCATCGGCTACAGCAACTTCGAGAAATATGCGAAGGCGCTCGACAACAACAACCTCGACGGCTACGCCTACCACCTCTACCATGCGGGCGACGGCAACGACAACTCAGGCACGAACTACCTGAATCCGGAGAACTTCCGCAAGCCCATGAGCGCCATCGCCAAGAGTTATGGCAGTGACAGCAAGCCCATTATCATGACGGAATTCTGCACCATGGAAGACTCCGTGCGCGAACAGGACATGCTCGGCCTCGCCCACATCATGCAGGTCGGCTTCACGAGCGGCAAGCTCAACGCCTACATCGCCTGGGAACTCTTCTGGGGCGAACAGAACGGCCAACTCATCGGCGTTTGCCCGGGCAGCGGCTGGAGCGGTTGCACCGAAGCAAAACTCTACATCAACCCCGAATACCACGCCATGCGCCACTACTCCAAGTTCGTGAATCCGGGTTGGCGCGTCGTGAGCAGCACCGCCGACGGCAGCAACATCTATGCAGTGGCCTTCCGTAGCGCCGACTGCGACTCCATCTCCGTCATTGCCATCAACAAGGGCTCGTCACAGAACCTGAACTTCTCCGTGAACGGCTACAATCCAGTCTATGCCGTGCAATCTACCGAAAGCGGAGAAAAGAGCAAGACCGTTACCGCGGGCGCCATCATCGACGCTCCCGCCAAGTCCATCACGACGGTCGTGTTCACCACAGATAACACCGCCGCCCTCCAGTGCGAAGATTCTCCCATCGACGACCCGTACGTGGACCCCAACAAGAATTTCGGCGATTCTCTCGTGATTGTTGACTACAGCAAGGAATCTTCTGCCGCAGGCTGGACGAGCGACGAGACTCTCGGCGCCGTTACCTTCGAAGGCTCGTTCGTGAAGGTTCCGCTCGCCGGCTGCGCCCAGGACGATTGCGGCTACCAGCACGCCCTCTTTAAGCTCCCGGACGAAGTCGCCGTCAAGGACCCACTCTCCGTCTGTAAGGAACTCGTGTTCACCATGCAGAGCATTGACGCCGAAGACGCCTCCGTGAACATCGGCGGTGCGGGCGGCAGCACCTGGACAAGCTACCAGTACGGCAACACTGCGCCCGCGGGCTCCTGGGCCGAGGTCTCGGTACCGCTCGACAATGAAGTTGACTCGACCGGAGCCCCCTTCGGCTCCACGCAGCTCTCGTTCAACAGCGACAACGCCGGCATCTACATCGCTAAGATCGTGGCAACCGGTTGCGGCTCCGATGCCATCAGGGGAATGCGCACGAACTTTGCCAAGAGCGACCTGAACAAGGAAGCAAAGGTGTTCGACCTGAACGGCAACCTCCTCTGGACGGGTATCAAGGGCCAGGCCCTCAATGCTGACGGCACCCTCCGTCTCGACCTCAACAAGGGCATGTACATCGTGAAGACAAAGGCCTCGACCATGAAGGCCGCGAAGTAA
- a CDS encoding sugar transferase: protein MEQESVNPAIGSILDEQKLKNIVYPARLFRTRLNEEFLRANRTRKPFLYIKMYAHQYDFFGWGSPSKTVENTWRISILTMFSHLRFIDVMGYLSDASGLGIILLNSDLSTLESIRKEILHKLNDAGLIQTLRINPKRPIFEAYFYTGYQEKDNLELADKIKDFNSTNGRFFSLERLNLDHIWEHPHKIRYRHVIKRLVDVSCSSLALIVLSPLLLFCALAVKISDHKGPVIFKQTRVGKNGRLFTMYKFRSMYVDAEERKKELMAQNETGGKTFKMKNDPRIYPFGRVLRKFSLDELPQLVNIIKGDMSIVGPRPPIPSEVEEYEPWHRMRLSVTPGLTCIWQVSGRSNISFEGQMRLDNDYIRRDGKLGEDLKLILKTFKVVFKGEGAY, encoded by the coding sequence ATGGAACAAGAATCCGTCAATCCGGCAATCGGCTCGATTCTCGACGAGCAGAAACTCAAGAACATTGTCTACCCGGCAAGGCTCTTCAGAACACGCCTTAACGAGGAATTCTTGCGGGCGAACCGGACACGTAAGCCTTTCCTGTACATCAAGATGTATGCCCACCAGTACGACTTCTTCGGCTGGGGCAGCCCGAGCAAGACCGTCGAGAACACCTGGCGCATCAGTATCCTCACGATGTTCTCGCACCTCCGGTTCATCGACGTCATGGGGTACCTGTCCGATGCTAGCGGTCTCGGCATCATCCTCCTGAATTCAGACCTTTCGACTCTCGAATCCATCCGCAAGGAAATCCTGCACAAACTCAACGACGCAGGTCTTATCCAGACTCTCCGCATCAATCCCAAGAGACCGATTTTCGAAGCCTACTTCTACACCGGATACCAGGAAAAGGACAACCTGGAACTCGCAGACAAGATCAAGGATTTCAATAGCACGAACGGCAGATTCTTCTCACTCGAGCGCCTGAATCTCGACCACATCTGGGAACACCCGCACAAGATCCGCTACCGCCATGTCATCAAGCGCCTTGTTGATGTTTCCTGCTCTAGCCTCGCACTAATCGTTCTTTCCCCGTTACTCCTGTTCTGCGCTCTCGCCGTAAAGATTAGCGACCACAAGGGACCGGTCATCTTCAAACAGACCCGAGTGGGCAAGAACGGCAGGTTGTTTACCATGTACAAGTTCCGCAGCATGTATGTAGATGCCGAAGAACGCAAGAAAGAACTGATGGCCCAGAACGAGACCGGCGGCAAGACCTTCAAGATGAAGAACGACCCGCGCATTTACCCGTTCGGCCGCGTGCTCCGCAAGTTCAGCCTCGATGAACTGCCTCAGTTAGTTAACATTATCAAGGGCGACATGTCCATCGTGGGTCCGCGCCCGCCGATTCCTTCCGAAGTGGAAGAATACGAACCTTGGCACCGCATGCGCCTTTCCGTAACGCCGGGCCTCACCTGCATCTGGCAAGTCAGCGGACGCAGTAACATTTCGTTCGAAGGGCAAATGCGCCTCGACAACGACTATATCCGTCGCGACGGCAAACTCGGCGAAGACCTGAAGCTTATCCTCAAGACGTTCAAGGTCGTATTCAAGGGCGAAGGCGCCTACTAA